From Paraburkholderia sabiae, a single genomic window includes:
- a CDS encoding sodium:solute symporter family protein encodes MSSALAIIAAVTLFALYLGIRARHGHDMSLEQWTVGGRSFGTAFVFLLMAGEIYTTFTFLGGSGFAYGKGAPVYYILAYGTLAYVLSYWMLPPVWRFAKAHRLVSQPHFFARKYDSPSLGVLVAIVDVVALIPYLVLQLKGLGIIVSTASYGAVPSTAAIWIGAAVVTIYVTVSGVRGSAWNSVVKDLLILAIVLFLGIYLPIHYYGGLGQMFHAIDAARPGFLTFPEKGSSVTWFQSTVLLTALGFFMWPHTFGSVFTAKDERIFRRNAIVLPLYQLILLFVFFVGFAAALKVPGLKGGDIDLSLFKLSLATFDPWFVGVIGAAGVLTALVPGSMILTTASTLLANDVYRGLVARNASDEAVAKLARFFVPVVALVAVLFTLHGGETIVALLLMGYSFVTQLFPAVICSLAPRNRATRQGAFCGIVVGVAVVAVTTLFKMSVAQLMPFLPDALKDVNIGFVALALNVVVFVVVSALTQPHAREERSHVHTH; translated from the coding sequence ATGAGCAGCGCTCTCGCAATCATCGCCGCCGTCACGCTGTTCGCGCTGTACCTCGGCATACGCGCCCGCCACGGGCACGACATGAGCCTCGAACAATGGACGGTCGGTGGCCGCAGCTTCGGCACGGCTTTCGTGTTCCTGCTGATGGCAGGTGAAATTTACACGACGTTCACGTTTCTGGGCGGCAGCGGCTTCGCGTACGGCAAGGGCGCGCCCGTCTACTACATCCTGGCGTACGGCACGCTCGCGTATGTGCTGTCGTACTGGATGCTGCCGCCCGTCTGGCGTTTCGCGAAGGCGCATCGGCTCGTGTCGCAGCCGCATTTCTTTGCGCGCAAGTACGACAGCCCGTCGCTCGGCGTGCTGGTCGCGATCGTCGACGTCGTCGCGCTGATTCCCTATCTCGTGCTGCAATTGAAGGGGCTCGGCATCATCGTGTCGACGGCTTCGTACGGCGCCGTTCCGTCGACGGCCGCCATCTGGATCGGCGCGGCCGTGGTCACCATCTATGTGACGGTCTCGGGCGTGCGCGGCTCGGCGTGGAATTCGGTCGTGAAGGATCTGCTGATTCTCGCCATCGTGCTGTTTCTCGGGATCTATCTGCCGATTCACTACTACGGCGGGCTCGGCCAGATGTTCCATGCGATCGATGCGGCGCGTCCCGGCTTCCTGACCTTCCCCGAGAAGGGATCGAGCGTGACATGGTTCCAGTCGACGGTGCTGCTCACCGCGCTCGGCTTTTTCATGTGGCCGCATACGTTCGGTTCGGTGTTCACCGCGAAGGATGAGCGGATCTTTCGGCGCAATGCGATTGTGTTGCCTTTGTATCAGCTGATCTTGCTGTTCGTGTTTTTTGTGGGTTTTGCTGCGGCTTTGAAAGTACCTGGGCTCAAGGGCGGAGATATCGATCTGTCTTTGTTCAAGCTGTCGCTGGCTACGTTCGATCCGTGGTTCGTCGGGGTGATCGGCGCTGCCGGTGTGCTGACTGCTCTAGTTCCTGGCTCCATGATTCTCACGACTGCGTCGACGTTGCTCGCCAATGACGTCTATCGCGGGCTCGTGGCGCGGAATGCTAGTGATGAGGCTGTTGCCAAACTGGCGCGGTTTTTTGTGCCCGTTGTGGCTCTCGTTGCTGTGCTGTTTACGCTGCATGGCGGGGAAACCATCGTTGCGCTGCTTTTGATGGGTTATAGCTTCGTTACGCAGCTCTTCCCTGCTGTGATCTGTAGTCTCGCTCCTCGGAATCGGGCTACCAGGCAAGGGGCTTTTTGCGGGATCGTGGTGGGGGTGGCTGTTGTCGCTGTTACCACGTTGTTCAAGATGAGCGTTGCGCAGCTCATGCCGTTTTTGCCTGACGCGCTTAAGGATGTGAATATCGGGTTTGTTGCGCTTGCTTTGAATGTGGTCGTGTTTGTTGTTGTTAGTGCTTTGAC
- a CDS encoding DUF3311 domain-containing protein translates to MSFRLLAVLPFIGILLGVPFANHVEPLVLGMPFVLAWIVMWVVLSSIIMGLIYWFDPVNRHDGSGEEVRS, encoded by the coding sequence ATGTCATTTCGTCTGCTCGCCGTGCTGCCGTTCATCGGCATTCTGCTCGGCGTCCCGTTCGCCAACCACGTCGAGCCGCTCGTGCTCGGCATGCCGTTCGTGCTTGCCTGGATTGTCATGTGGGTCGTGCTGAGTTCCATCATCATGGGCCTCATTTACTGGTTCGATCCCGTCAACCGGCATGATGGATCCGGCGAGGAGGTGCGTTCATGA
- a CDS encoding MarC family protein → MIASLISEILFGFTGLISIINPIAIAFVFLDRTDSLTDAERAALAKRVSINAFFVLLVVFFVGTPILHFFGISMEALRIGGGLAVAVSAWNMLNAPERQPNEAAVKPVDPDNAMSKAFFPLTVPLTTGPGTMATAIALNANRSHKLSEFLMSSIASVTISFLVMLAIWFTYNHAATFGRLLGKEGTKVALRVSAFLLLCIGVQIILTGLAEFLAPIASGRAGG, encoded by the coding sequence ATGATTGCGAGCCTGATTTCGGAGATTCTGTTCGGCTTCACGGGATTGATCAGCATCATCAATCCGATCGCGATCGCCTTCGTGTTTCTCGACCGCACGGACTCGCTAACGGACGCCGAACGTGCCGCGCTCGCCAAGCGCGTCTCCATCAATGCGTTCTTCGTGCTGCTGGTCGTATTCTTTGTCGGCACGCCGATCCTGCATTTCTTCGGCATTTCGATGGAGGCGTTGCGCATCGGCGGCGGGCTGGCTGTCGCCGTCAGCGCCTGGAACATGCTCAACGCGCCCGAACGGCAGCCGAACGAAGCGGCCGTGAAGCCCGTCGATCCCGACAACGCGATGTCGAAGGCGTTCTTTCCGCTGACGGTGCCGCTCACCACCGGCCCCGGCACGATGGCCACCGCGATCGCGCTGAATGCGAACCGCAGTCACAAGCTGTCGGAGTTTCTGATGTCGTCGATTGCATCCGTGACGATTTCGTTTCTCGTCATGCTCGCGATCTGGTTCACGTATAACCATGCAGCCACGTTCGGGCGCCTGCTCGGCAAGGAAGGGACGAAGGTCGCGTTGCGCGTCTCCGCGTTCCTGCTGTTGTGCATCGGCGTGCAGATCATCCTGACGGGGCTGGCCGAGTTTCTTGCGCCGATCGCCAGCGGACGGGCGGGCGGCTGA
- a CDS encoding class II glutamine amidotransferase — protein sequence MCRWLAYTGNPIQLEAVLFRAKHSLIDQSLHSRLGATTTNGDGFGVGWYGHPTDIPFRYRCAHPAWSDRNLRDAARAVRAPLFVAHIRAATDTPSQETNCHPFRYGRWLFMHNGLIRDYPKVRRDLMLGIDPELFASIEGSTDSEVMFYLALTFGLEIDPVLALERMAGFVEETGRRHGIEAPLNMTVCATDGEQIVSARYSSERQSRSLFHSTSIRHLMELYPEDPRLAAVGEDAFLVLSEPLVDLEGWWEEIPESTAIVARRGVIESRVFDPHGT from the coding sequence ATGTGCCGCTGGCTGGCTTACACAGGGAACCCGATTCAGCTCGAAGCCGTGCTGTTCCGGGCGAAGCATTCGCTGATCGACCAGAGCCTGCATTCGCGGCTCGGCGCCACCACGACGAATGGCGACGGCTTCGGCGTCGGCTGGTACGGCCATCCAACCGACATCCCGTTCCGCTACCGCTGCGCGCATCCTGCGTGGAGCGACCGCAACCTGCGCGATGCTGCGCGGGCCGTGCGTGCGCCGCTGTTCGTCGCGCATATCCGCGCGGCGACGGATACGCCGTCGCAGGAAACCAACTGCCATCCGTTCCGCTACGGCCGCTGGCTCTTCATGCACAACGGCCTCATACGCGACTATCCGAAAGTGCGGCGCGACCTGATGCTCGGCATCGACCCGGAGCTGTTCGCCTCGATCGAAGGCTCGACGGATTCCGAGGTCATGTTCTATCTCGCGCTGACGTTCGGGCTGGAGATCGATCCCGTGCTGGCGCTCGAACGCATGGCGGGTTTCGTCGAGGAAACGGGGCGGCGGCATGGCATCGAGGCGCCGCTGAACATGACCGTCTGCGCGACGGACGGCGAGCAGATCGTGTCGGCGCGCTATTCGAGCGAGCGGCAGTCGCGCTCGCTTTTTCATAGCACGTCGATCCGTCATCTGATGGAGTTGTATCCTGAGGATCCGCGTCTTGCCGCCGTCGGCGAAGACGCGTTTCTCGTGCTGTCGGAGCCGCTCGTCGACCTGGAAGGCTGGTGGGAAGAAATTCCGGAGTCGACGGCGATCGTCGCGCGGCGCGGCGTAATCGAGTCGCGCGTATTCGATCCGCATGGAACCTAG
- a CDS encoding putative bifunctional diguanylate cyclase/phosphodiesterase: protein MSRQVTADIATDKPAGRTRRGTDLAAEVLASEQSVLRLLTRSTPLPELLAEVCRRAETLLGEGAQCSILVLDTDSVTVRVGAAPSLPRQYSASIDGMRIGPCAGSCGTAMYERRLVIVEDIGNDPLWADYQHLALPLGLRACWSVPFEDDAGQVLGAFGVYYDRQRRPNDDEQALLREIGQSVGLAVHQDLMRKRLAESEEHHRLVVDHLNEGIVVQSREGIVLACNPSARRMLRATGEVIGQDIYKVIRAAYWDDGTRVETSDQPTRRVLRTGRPVVGMTLRLELMGGGSIWITENVVPIFKPGEIEPGAVLISFNDISAVQAARAQLQHLATRDSLTGLYNRAYLADRMSELLAPHAGPAYERGKPPAAVRKLAVLFVDLDGFKKVNDIAGHEAGDALLCSVAARLAACVRGEDTLARVGGDEFVIATGDYGDASFLTSLAQQVLDTIAQPFAVGGNEYYLGASIGISLYPDDGRDAQTLMRNADSAMYDAKQRGRNNFQFFTAELSQRLQRRFAIEQSLRRALVADELSLAYQPIVEGETGRIVGAEALLRWYNAELGQVSPVEFIPVAEDTGLIIDIGRWVLENACRQAVEWRRTITPHLMIAVNLSPRQINGELIGHVASSLEQAGLEPSALELEITEGVLMSDSDAVMPLLTTLARMGVRISVDDFGTGYSSLSYLKRFPLHSLKVDRSFVAGLPAHRDAVAITHAVVAMAHSLGMNVTAEGVETSEQSDFLRSIGCERQQGYLFGRPVVPGEFAREAQRLQAGV from the coding sequence ATGAGTCGTCAAGTGACTGCAGACATCGCGACTGACAAGCCAGCCGGGCGCACTCGCCGCGGAACCGATCTGGCCGCCGAGGTGCTGGCATCGGAACAGAGCGTATTGCGCCTGCTCACGCGCAGCACGCCGCTGCCCGAACTGCTGGCCGAGGTGTGCCGCCGTGCCGAAACGCTGCTGGGCGAAGGCGCGCAATGCTCGATCCTCGTGCTCGACACGGACAGCGTTACCGTGCGCGTCGGCGCGGCGCCGTCGCTGCCGCGGCAATACAGCGCGTCGATCGACGGCATGCGCATCGGTCCGTGCGCCGGTTCGTGCGGCACGGCGATGTACGAGCGGCGGCTGGTGATCGTCGAGGACATCGGCAACGATCCGCTGTGGGCCGATTATCAGCATCTCGCGCTTCCGCTTGGGCTTCGCGCGTGCTGGTCGGTGCCGTTCGAGGACGACGCCGGCCAGGTGCTCGGCGCGTTCGGCGTCTATTACGACAGACAGCGCCGTCCCAACGACGACGAACAGGCGCTCCTGCGCGAGATCGGCCAGAGCGTCGGGCTGGCCGTCCATCAGGATCTGATGCGCAAGCGGCTCGCGGAGAGCGAGGAGCATCATCGGCTCGTCGTCGATCATCTGAATGAAGGCATCGTCGTGCAGTCGCGCGAAGGCATCGTGCTCGCCTGTAATCCGAGTGCGCGGCGCATGCTGCGCGCGACGGGCGAGGTGATCGGCCAGGACATCTACAAGGTGATTCGCGCGGCTTACTGGGACGACGGCACGCGGGTCGAGACCAGCGATCAGCCGACGCGGCGCGTGTTGCGCACGGGCCGGCCCGTGGTCGGCATGACGCTGCGGCTCGAACTGATGGGCGGCGGCTCGATCTGGATCACCGAGAACGTCGTGCCTATCTTCAAGCCGGGTGAAATCGAACCGGGTGCCGTGCTCATCTCGTTCAACGACATCAGCGCGGTGCAGGCGGCACGCGCCCAGTTACAGCATCTCGCCACGCGCGATTCGCTGACGGGGCTCTACAATCGGGCCTATCTCGCCGACCGGATGAGCGAGTTGCTCGCGCCGCATGCGGGCCCCGCGTACGAACGAGGAAAGCCACCGGCCGCCGTGCGCAAGCTCGCCGTGCTGTTCGTCGATCTCGACGGCTTCAAGAAGGTCAACGACATCGCCGGCCACGAAGCAGGTGACGCACTGCTATGCAGCGTCGCCGCGCGGCTTGCCGCCTGTGTGCGCGGCGAGGATACGCTGGCGCGCGTCGGCGGCGATGAGTTCGTGATCGCGACGGGCGATTACGGCGACGCGTCGTTCCTGACATCGCTTGCGCAACAGGTGCTCGACACGATCGCGCAGCCGTTCGCGGTCGGCGGCAACGAGTATTACCTGGGCGCGTCGATCGGCATCAGTCTCTATCCCGACGACGGACGCGACGCGCAGACACTGATGCGCAACGCCGACTCCGCGATGTACGACGCGAAGCAGCGCGGCCGCAACAACTTCCAGTTTTTCACGGCCGAACTGAGCCAGCGGCTGCAACGGCGCTTCGCGATCGAGCAGTCGTTGCGGCGCGCGCTCGTCGCCGATGAGCTGAGCCTTGCGTATCAGCCGATCGTCGAGGGCGAGACGGGGCGCATCGTCGGCGCAGAGGCGCTGCTGCGCTGGTACAACGCCGAGCTGGGCCAAGTGTCGCCCGTCGAGTTCATTCCCGTTGCCGAGGACACGGGCCTGATCATCGATATCGGCCGCTGGGTGCTGGAAAACGCGTGCCGGCAGGCGGTCGAATGGCGCCGCACGATCACGCCGCATCTGATGATCGCGGTGAACCTGTCGCCGCGGCAGATCAACGGCGAGCTGATCGGACATGTCGCGTCGAGTCTCGAGCAGGCAGGGCTGGAGCCGTCGGCGCTCGAACTGGAAATCACGGAAGGCGTGCTGATGAGCGACAGCGACGCCGTGATGCCGCTTCTGACGACGCTCGCGCGTATGGGCGTGCGCATTTCCGTCGACGATTTCGGCACCGGCTATTCGTCGCTGTCGTATCTGAAGCGCTTTCCGCTGCATAGCCTGAAGGTGGACCGCTCGTTTGTCGCGGGCTTGCCCGCGCATCGCGATGCCGTGGCGATCACGCATGCCGTCGTCGCGATGGCGCACTCGCTCGGCATGAACGTGACGGCCGAAGGTGTCGAAACGAGTGAGCAATCGGATTTTCTGCGCTCGATCGGCTGCGAGCGGCAGCAGGGCTATCTGTTCGGCAGGCCCGTCGTGCCCGGCGAGTTCGCGCGCGAAGCGCAGCGGCTACAGGCAGGCGTTTGA
- a CDS encoding endo alpha-1,4 polygalactosaminidase: MRRGGVGVLAAFVLSLSGAHAAEQAAVVQTRVFEASPWMSYYGDAASLGSLARVASTFRVIDVDLDPDAGNFTPAEVAALKNGGRNVVLSYLNLGSCETYRSYWRDVPDGFVSCEANKAAHAGTYRGYRQEMWMNLSNADYQRLIVDYVAPRLVAQGADGFYLDNLEIVEHGTATRNGPCDATCAQGGLDLVRKLREKYPELILVMQNATGRTTREGSTGGVAFASLLDGIAHEEVYAPKYDPSVEAELAAWKAMALRPNGHAFWIATLDYVGGCEAAAKARRVYARSRAKGFVPYASDASARQGVVCYWEK; encoded by the coding sequence ATGCGACGGGGTGGCGTCGGCGTGCTCGCTGCGTTCGTGTTGTCGCTTTCAGGCGCGCATGCTGCGGAGCAAGCCGCCGTCGTACAGACGCGCGTATTCGAAGCATCGCCGTGGATGTCGTACTACGGCGACGCTGCGTCGCTCGGCAGTCTCGCTCGCGTTGCGTCGACGTTTCGCGTGATCGACGTCGATCTCGATCCCGACGCGGGCAACTTCACCCCCGCCGAAGTCGCCGCGCTGAAGAACGGCGGCCGCAACGTCGTGCTGAGCTACCTGAACCTCGGATCGTGCGAGACGTATCGCTCGTACTGGCGCGACGTGCCTGACGGCTTCGTATCGTGTGAGGCGAACAAGGCGGCGCACGCTGGCACGTATCGCGGTTATCGGCAGGAAATGTGGATGAACCTGTCGAACGCGGATTATCAGCGGCTCATCGTCGATTACGTCGCGCCGCGTCTCGTCGCGCAGGGTGCGGACGGCTTCTATCTCGACAACCTCGAAATCGTCGAACACGGCACGGCGACACGCAACGGTCCGTGCGATGCAACATGCGCACAAGGCGGTCTCGATCTCGTGCGCAAGCTGCGCGAGAAATATCCCGAACTGATCCTGGTGATGCAGAACGCCACCGGCCGCACGACGCGCGAGGGCTCGACGGGCGGCGTCGCGTTTGCGTCGCTGCTCGACGGCATCGCGCACGAAGAGGTGTATGCGCCGAAGTACGACCCGTCAGTCGAAGCGGAACTGGCTGCTTGGAAAGCGATGGCGCTCAGGCCGAATGGACACGCGTTCTGGATCGCAACGCTCGATTATGTGGGCGGCTGCGAGGCGGCGGCGAAAGCACGCCGCGTGTACGCGCGCAGCCGCGCGAAGGGTTTCGTGCCGTATGCGTCGGATGCGAGCGCGCGGCAGGGCGTCGTGTGCTATTGGGAGAAGTGA
- a CDS encoding LysE family translocator, with protein MTNLPMLSADVLFAYSAYFVGTASPGPSNLAIMSIASTDGRKAAFSFAAGVVCGSCFWAMLAALGLSAALLAYSGLMAGLKIFGGCYLLYLAFKSGRSALRPRAAQTQTSGEPLSLRRIYTRGLLMHLTNPKAILVWISVVALASPANGGAPHMLTTVAGCLAIGMLVFGSYAALFSTPLARRVYLSIRRWLDGGLAVVFGLAGLKILTSRA; from the coding sequence ATGACCAACCTGCCAATGCTTTCCGCCGACGTCCTGTTCGCCTACTCCGCGTATTTCGTCGGCACGGCGAGTCCCGGGCCGAGCAATCTCGCCATCATGTCGATCGCGAGCACGGATGGGCGCAAAGCCGCGTTCTCGTTCGCCGCGGGCGTCGTGTGCGGCTCGTGCTTCTGGGCGATGCTGGCGGCGCTCGGTCTGTCGGCGGCGCTGCTCGCGTATTCGGGCTTGATGGCCGGGCTGAAGATTTTCGGCGGATGCTATCTGCTGTACCTGGCGTTCAAGTCGGGCCGCTCGGCGTTGCGGCCGCGCGCCGCGCAAACGCAGACGTCGGGTGAACCACTGTCGTTGCGCCGTATCTACACGCGCGGTCTGCTAATGCATCTGACGAACCCGAAGGCGATTCTCGTGTGGATTTCGGTGGTAGCGCTGGCGTCGCCTGCCAATGGTGGCGCGCCGCATATGCTGACGACCGTCGCCGGCTGTCTCGCGATCGGCATGCTGGTGTTCGGCAGCTACGCCGCGCTTTTCTCGACGCCGCTCGCGCGGCGCGTGTATCTGTCGATTCGCCGCTGGCTCGACGGCGGGCTGGCTGTCGTGTTCGGCCTCGCGGGTTTGAAGATACTGACGTCGCGCGCCTGA